The sequence tcaacccaCCAAATGacggacgccgatttcctgccAAGGCCTTcggtaggaagttcctgcgctggaaactcatgtgggcccactgtggattTTGTACGAAATCTAACCCGtatatccattttgtgagatcattttaggactttaaacaaaaaatgagtagtatacaagactcaagtgggccgcactaaaggaaaaggaggGTAAGGAGATTCTTACCGTTAAAACTTTCCTGGGTCAAGATtggtgtttacatgccatctatactgtTCGTAACGTCATTCCtaatgagatgaactgaaaacacaaaaaataacctgattcaaaacttctatggccccaagaatatttcaactgtggacattcaatcctcacattttcggcccacttgagtattagatctggCTCATTTCAACCTTGAAGATCATTATTCccagctgtttcctgtggtattattcacttgagcattgtatatgcttcaattttgatctaaaccccttaaatgagctggaaaaatgaatggatggtgtggattaaccacacacattcaaggtgggcctaacagagtttactcagtacgacgaGCGTGCTGAGTAGCTcgttacgcaatccgatttccaacgTTGGTACTATGGAAGCAGATTAcgtacggagtaaactctgtgggagcCATCGTgattccatccattttaacagttaACTTCAGGTCCTAATCCcagaaaataaagtatatccaaaaatcaagtggaccacaccacaggacatgGTGTGAATTgggtgtctaccgttgaaaatttctgggaggctacagaagttttgtatcaagctgatattattgttttcacttcatccaatctTTGTGATCCTATGaagaagttggatgacaaataaatatcactttaggcactagaaaggtttcaacggtcaaaatcattattcttactgtttcctgtggtatggtccaattgagcattggatatgcttcaatttttggatcaacgtctaaaattagatgaaacaacgtatggacggattggataaaccgcatacattcacggtgggcccaactgagtttaatccgtacgataaaagcgtacttgagtaactcagtacgcaatctgatttcggtGCTATGTGCAGTGCTGCGCTACGCAATCCGATACGAGAAAGccaaaaacaaatataaatacagGGCAACAGGAATGACAGGAATAGAAATCCTTTGAGAGAAATCCTTtgagagaaatagaaagaaaaagagagaaaagaatggGTGAAGAATCCTCTTCCACGAAGAAGGTGACTCTTAGAACCTCCGACGGAGAAGTGTTCGACGTCGAACAGTCAACGATCGCATCCCAATCGCAAATAATCAGCTACATGGTGGAAGAAAACTGCGCCAACGACGTTATACCGCTACCTACCGTAACGGCCAGAGTTCTCTTCAAGGTGATAGAGTATTGCAACAAACACGCCAAAGGCAGAGGACGACAGAAAGACAATAACGATTTGAAAGGCTGGGATAGGGAGTTCCTGAGCGGCATGGACATCAACCTCGTTTTCGACCTCGTCCTGGCCGCTAATTACCTGGACATCAATGGTCTGCTGGACCTCACTTGCCAGTACATGGCCGACCACATTAATTATATGACCCCTGAGGTGGTACGCAAGGTCTTCAATATTGAGAATGATTTTACTCCGGAGGAGGAAGCTAAGTTCCGTGAGGAGAACGAATGGAccgttgaataggattttttattttttatttttaatgatattAGATTATACAgttaaaaagataagaaaaaaagaaaaagaaaatagtagAGTAGATTGTAGTtggttgattgattaattgatagaTAGattcattttttctatttttgcttTTGGTAACAAAAATACtgcaaatttatactatttcgtTGTGAAAAGCATGCATCTGATATGAGTTTCTTCGTTTTTGGTGGTTATTAACCgttattatttttcttattttaattaatttggatttttttaatatttagggttagggttttgtaaTTTTTTGTAGTTGGTATTTGTCTTGAATTGTTTTCTACAATACACTTGGGTGCACTTGGCTCTTGAGTCTAGTACAAGTGGGGCCTGTGATTCGGTCATCCATAGCTTTTATCTTATGAGACCCGTGCCATCATAGCTCCTAAAAGAATCCAGATTGTAAGatcatggaccatccatcagtggcctctaaatagatggttaagatagaAGTACAGCTATGGTTCACATTGGTGGAGAAAAAAGTGGATCTAATAGGATTAGAGCTGTAAGCTATGGTTCAAATTCGAATAAGATACGTCGGGACTCTAACGGTTGGATTTGGGCTTCCTTTTAGGGATAAaaaccgtttatttgatgggGATTTCCAAAAGAACTATCGGATTGAATATTTCAAACCATTGATTACACAAAAGTCACGGTGACCGTTCATGTTGGAAGTGGATAAGCCTGATTTTTATATCATGCCCTAACACGATCTCATACaaaagatggacggagtggatttcacacacatatcatggtgggcatcACACTGCTTTTTGTTGCACGCGCTCCCTGCCATGTGTTCCAGAGAGATCGGCCCGAACTAGTGACGTggttatctacgccgttcatctattttgtatcATTATTTTGCGGCATAAAAcccaagaatgaggtagatataaatatcaggtggaccacaccaccggaaagcAGTGGTCATTCAACGCACCGCAATAAGATTACGTTGGGACTCCAGCCTTTGAATTTGGGTCATAtgacaatgatccaaaccgtttgtatGACAGATCACAACTGATATCTTGCTagtgggatccttactcttgctcgggtggtagactctcaggagtttcaacacccggtcaagggttcgaatatccattggtggtgaaattccactacggcgtgagcgtgtgggcgtgtgtgtgtgcgcgtgtttaaaaaaataaaaatagaataaataaataaagatcttGCTGGTGCCTACCGTGATCTTTACATGCCCTCCCATCCAACCCAATCATAAAGGGTTGCGGATTTCCTGCTGAAGCTGTCGGTAGCCAGTAGCAGTAGGTAGTGGACGATGCTCtctggaccgcaccatgatgtatgtgtttttatcctcgagcgagcttttcaagccagcttgaactcagtttttaactgagtcgaatcaagctttttcgagtcgagtcgagcaagttaaccggGTTCAAGTTTTGATAAGATTTTGTTTCACTCCTTCACTCACTTATTAGATCTTATATTATCTAAACCGTTTTATTCTGGATCCTATTCTAAGATCTGTTGAACGGCTGACTGTGGATGAAGACGAATTTGGAAATTTGAAAAAGTAATTTCTTACAATTGCTAAAGATGAACTAAAGACGAATTAGGAAAAGTTCTATTAATTGCTAATATCCAAATTCAAGAGTCAAAGGTGTTCGTTATAAGGCGTTAAGGCtgtaatgaatggttcagattagaTACAATCTGGAGTGTAAACCAGAGCATGGAGGACATAAATTTAAGGGCATTGATCTCTTGtagctagagttgtacacgactTAACTCGGTTAATTCGTTCAACTCGACTCGCAAAAGCTCGagccaagttttgagttgagtttgagctcatttttttagttcaaaaaaaaatttgagtcAAATTCGTCCCACACTGAGTTTGACTCTGCTTAAAACTTGACTCGAATTTGACTCGGTTAAAATCGAgttcactttatatatatatatatatatatatatatatatatatatatatatatatatatatatatatatattgttgatgcagttttccggtAGACCCTTTGTATAGACTTTTCCTGGACTTGCACAAGTGTAAAGAAGGACAAAAGAGGCCCTAGCTAATACAGGGgactctctgatgcctaagttaggatcGATGTCTTATAGAGTAGGGTAGGATCTCCAGAAAAGAGATACCAGTCGAGTATTTAGGATTTTTCAGTGAACGTACCTTGGATGGCGGGAGGTATTCCTATATTTATAGGAGAACCAGAATACCATTTTGAGAGGACTCTTCCCTAATATTTTGGCGTAATCCAAGATTTTCGCGAGATGATCGGTTTCCGAGATCATCGGGATCCGATATTATCCCTTGAGGATAAGAGAGATCTTTTAGGACGTTGGGGAATTCCCTGAATCTTTAGATTAGTCTTAGGTCGGAATCTAAGGCGGGTCTTGACCTGATCAACGAATCATCCTTTACTACATGTAAGCTAATTGGGAGCATTGTCGATCTATAACCGACTTGTGGCCAACCTATAGTCGATCCGTAATCGACTTGTGGCTGACCTATGGTCGATCCGTAATCGACTTGTGGCCTATCTATGGTTAATCCATATAATCGACTTGTAGCTTATCTATGATCGATCCATAATCGACTTGTGGCCAATCTATGGCCGATCTATAGCAGACCTGTGGGTTAGGTCGGCACATATAGCCACTTGAAAGGGCTCGTGTGTGGGCTCTTTGAATGTCCTTAAAGCTACATCACCCCCCTTGGAGGTTACTTTGTCTTTGGACGTGGAGGCCTCACTTAGGCTTAGCGCTTTATGGGCCCAAGCCGGTTTAGTAGAGTTgatccattccataagtcgatTTATAGACTTGTAGGTTTCTCCCCAACAGTGAACCCCCTTGCTTTTCAAAGCGATTTGCGGATGTTTAGGAAGCAAGTTTGGTCAGGACTAGATTAGGATATATGGACTAGGTCGAGACGAACTGTCATAAATGCCAGGTATGGCGGCCAGCGTAGAAGTCAAAGTATTCTAGCTAGAGATCATGACGTGCCGGCTCTTCAATTGAGGTCACGTGAGTTATCAAGCTGTCGTTTCAATGGCGAATCAACAAGAGGGCAACCCGTGGCGTTATACTCGATATCGAAATCGAGTGGTGCATGGGGTCAAGGCACGTGTCCATTCGGGGCAGCCGAAGAGGCATCGTACGATACAACATTGATGGATGTTTCAGATAGATGGCATGTGGCACTGCTATATAAGGGAAGCCTTAACCCTTAGGTCTTTCCCATTTGCATTCCATCTTCTTCCCCATTTCATCTTCTGGCTTCTCTATGCGATTTCTGGCGACTGTTCTTGCTGCAATCTGTTCAAGATTCTATTAATTCGTGCTCTGGTGATCCTCATTTCCCCCTCGTTTCCTTTTTCCATTAACAAACATCATGTCTAGCTCCTTAAGCTTATGAGAGGGGGTTTTCGGTGACGAAAGTGTGGCGAGCAGTCACCTTAAAGTAATGTCAAACCCACCTTCACCGTTGGTGGTGATAGCGGATGCCTCTTTCTGGTATTCTTCGTCGAAGAGAGCACTGGAACAATCTCCTGCGCAGAGACCGGCGCCCACTGCTGGGGCACTGAATCTGTCTCCTGAACGTGGGACAACGCCTGGAGTTCGGGCAATGGATGCGTCTCAGGAAACTGAGCAGGTCGTTGAGGCGCGCGAGCTACCCAATGAGGGTGAACCGGGAGAGCCTGAGGGTAAAGAGGACCCGTGGAGGCCAGTGCCTTCGACTATGTCTGTGGATGAGTTGACCCAAATCAGGCTCGGATATCATGCTCCCGAGTCTATTATTCTTCGACTCCCTTCGTTAGACAAACTGTTGAATTGACCTCCAGACAGGGTTGTGGCGATCTTCGAGGTCGTGCTTCAATGCGGCCTGCGACTCTCACTTCATGGGATAATCAGGTGTCTACTAGCTCACCTCAGGCCGGTTAGCCTTGGGGCAGATGACTCCAAATGGGTGGAGGGAGTTGTTCAGTTGTGCAGTCTTATGGGCAGAATTAGACCAGCTCGAGCAAACAGTGGACGAGTTCCTCCACTTGTATCAGGTAAAAGCGAACACCCTCCAGCCCGGCTGGTATTACTTCTCTGCATGGTGAAATACTGGCGAGGCTTTAATAACCGACCATTCATCTTCCAATAAACACTGGAGGGATAAGTGGTTCTGGGCATCTGGGTGTTGGGAGATGGCCGAACCAGGATCGACCTAGCCTCTCGTTCCCCAAGCTTTttccaagccaattcaatctTAGTCATTTTAACTTCTGTCGGTCGGCCTTTACTGTTGTTTGATCTTGTTTACAAGTCTTCTTCTGCAGCTATTCCCAAACACCTACCGTTGCTCGACAGCGGACCGATAGCTCGGATTAGGGACTTGTCGGCCCTAAGCTAGGAGAGAAGATATTGAAGATTACTTCTCTAACTAGAGCAACTTCTTTTGCTAGGCTTAAATACAACTCTGACAGGTGCGACCTTGGGTAAGACCTTCGACTAAACCTTCAAACTTCGAATTTTGctaggaaatttttttttaacatactgACGCACTGTTCTATGTCTTGACACAGAGATGGTTGAAGCTCAGCCCTTCATCCGGCCCCCCTCTAAAGTCCGGGCACCTCCCCAGGATGATTTGCCAGCGCCAAAGAGGAAGAAACAGAAAACCTCATCTAAGGGCAAGGGGAGAGTCGGTCCCTCTTGCCTGACCATCGTGGAGGTCATGAACGAGGGCCTGGAGGTAGCTCTCACCGAGGCTCAAGAAGCTTTAGAGCTTCCCGTTGGGGCTCAGTCCTCAGGAAGGGAAGAAGCCGAGGAGGGGTAAGGGAGCCTCCGTCAGACTGTGGAGGGGATCCTCCCATGGGCAGATCACCACAGCATTGAGGGGGAGTTCGTTGGCTTGTTCGATGCTCCTATGGATCTGACCCTTGCACGTGTGACGACAACCCTCTTGAGGTAAGAATACTATCAGACATTAGGttgctttatttttctgattGTTCATCCTGACTCCTTTCTTTTTTGTAGTTCGCTTCGTACGTATTAAAAGCGTGCACCGAATTTGATCAGGTGCATAATCAGGCAGAGGAAGTTGAGACTCAAGCTTTAGTTGTTGAAGCCGAGTTAAGGGCGCCAAAGGCGGCTCTCTAAGCGTCTTCTGCCGTGAGGGCTGAGATGGCTGCACAGTTATGGGAGGCCAAGGCGTTGCATGACGAATGTCATGCTAAGCTCGTCGATACGAGTGCCAAGCTAGAGAGGTTGAAGACGGAGACCAAAGCTGCCATTGCTATCACACAAAGGGATGCTGTGAAGGAATTCTGGTTGTCCTAGAAATTCCTAGACGAGAGAGATTATCTCTTTCATTGAGGCTATCCCGAGTGTACAAAGGTGATGAAGGAGACCTTTCCTGAGCTTGATCTCTCCGCCTTTGACGAGTTAGAGTCGGGCTCTGATGGGTCGGGCGATGAAGCAGCTCCTGAGGAAGTCCCCGAGTCTTGAAGTTAATTTTGTAGAGAAGTATTTCCTTTATTCTGTTCTCTTTTTTAGCTttaagcacttcaagcacaccaagtGCTCTggcttcaagcacttcaagcacaccaaaCGCCATCTCCTtcgtatatttttctttttctaaattcCGTGGATAGTCCGATATACCACTTTCGAATTATAGTTGATGTAAAACTGATGTACTCATACAATTTTGAATTATCAATGAAAATGTCTCCTTTTGAAGATCTGTTTCCATTTCCTTTTTCCACTATAAGACGAGCTACACCATCAGATGTCAATCGAAATTTTTCATTAAAGTCCATATCAGCGATATAGTCCGGATCTAGCTCGAACATAGATCGAATTTAGATCGGATAGAGATCGTCTGAAGATATGTACTATGTTGAACATTGATCATGCAAATGaactttttattttgaaacaaattacgACGTGACAATTACCACACCGACCAATTCAAGAGAAGTAGATCTTTAAATGCTCAGCGTTTCATGGATGATGGAGTAGTTGGCCGATCAGATCTTCTAGTAGGTACGTGTCGGGTCTGATGGTCCTCGAAATCAcatagggcccttcccagttcaAGCCTAAGGTCCCCATTCCTACTTCTTTGGTGTTCTGAAGTATTTTTTGGATAACTAGATCTCTTACTCGAAACCTTCTGACCTTGACCCAAGCATTATAGAACCGCAACACTTGTTGTTGGCAGACAGTGGTTTGCAGCCGAGTTTACTCCCTTCGTTCTTCCAAAAGGTCGAGATTGAGGAACATAAGCTCACACGCTACGGAGAAACGAGGCTGTTCTAGCCATAGGTAGTCGATTTCCATGAGAGTGACCGCCTCTGCTTCATACACTACGGAGAAAGGGGTTTCTCCAGTAGCTGTTCGGGCGGTAGTTCAGTAAGCCCATAGGACTTTGGGAAGTTCCTCGGCCCAAGCTCCTTTGGCATTTTCGAGATTGGTTCGAATGTGAtgttgatgatcttattgactaCCTCAACTTGCCCGTTTGCTTGGGGATGACGTGGTGAGGAGTAAACGTTGTGAatcccgaggttcttgcacatctcctGGTACTGCTTGTTATCAAATTGTTTCCCATTGTCAGATACGATAGTCCGAGGGATCCCAAAGCAACAAATAATATTCTTTTAAACAAAATCTGTGATCTTTTACTCGGTTATCTTTACCAATGGTTCTGCCtctacccacttggtgaagtaatctacaaCTACAGCagcgaacttggtctgaccttttcccatagggaaaGGTCCAATGATGTTAATTCTCCACTGAGCAAATGACCAGGGGCCGACCATAGGGGTGAGTTCTTCCGGTGGCTGCCGAGTGATATTGGCAAACCCTTGACATTGTCACATCTCTGGACGAGCTTCTATGCATCATGCTAAATGGTTTGCCAATAGTAACCCTACCGGATGACCTTATGGGCTAACGATCATCCTTTAAAGTGGTTTCCGTAGATCCCTTCATGGATCTCTTTCATGACATAATTGGCTTCTTCTGGTCAGATGCATCTTAAGTAAGGAAGGTAAAACCCTTTCATATAGGGTATGCCGTAGAGCATGGTATATCGGGCAGCTTTAATCTTCATTCATCGTGCTTCCGTTCGGTCCCCAGGTTATTCGTCGGTTTTGAGGTAACGGATGATTGGGTTCATCCATGTTGGTTCTGAGCTAATCAGGAGAACAGTTGGAATCTCTGCTTCATCGATACTCGGTTTAGCTAAGAATTCAATGGGGATAGATCTTGGAATTTCATCCTCATATGCTGTAGCGAGTTTCACTAACATATCGGCTTTGGAATTCTCAGCTCATGGGATTAGGATGATGCTGCAATGTTGGAAACTGTTGATCAATTCTCTGGCTTTTTTGAGGTAGGCCTTCATACGTTCTTTTTTAGCTTAGTAAACGTCAGCTATTTGATTGACGACCAGTTGTGAGTCACTAAAGACGTCGAGATGCCGAGCCCGTATGTTAGCTGACAGTTTTAGTCCGACGAGAaaagcttcatattctgctgtgttGTTGGAGcttggaatccaaatctcaaggcatattgcATGCATGTATGGTCAAGAGTCTCTAGGATTACCCTTGCcctgcttgccttagagttggagcagtcatcaacatacaacatcTACCTAGGTGGGTCGAGCGTAATTTGGGAGTTAGATGATTTATTGACTTATTGGCTTACCGAACTCTCTGGAACGAGCTCCAACCTAGGAAGTCAAGGTTAGGTCGGTCATTGATCGGACCTTCCTCGGGCGATTGCATGACCTCGACGATGAAGTCGGCCACTGCCTGACCTTTAATCGCGGCTCGTGGTTGATATATAATGTCGAATTCACTTAATTCGATCACCCATTTGGTTAGGCGGCCCAAGGCCTCGGGTTTTTGTAAGACTTATCATAATGGCTGATCAGTCAAGACAATGATTGAATGGGCTTGGAAATATGGTCGTAGACGTCAGGAAGAAGTAACCAAAGctagggccactttttccaaggttGGATATCTCGTTTCTGAAGGAACAAGGGCTTTACTGACATAGTAAATCAGGAATTGTTTTCCCTCATGCTCCTGAATTAGTGCCGAGCTGATTGCTACATCGGATACAGCTAGATACAACAGTAGTGACTCTCCTGGCTCGGGCTTGGAGAGCAATGGTGGCGATCTGAGGTATGTTTTAAGTTGTTGAAAGGTTGTCTCACATTCTTCGGTCCAGTTTACTATTTGTCTCCCTTTCAACTATTTGAAGAAGGAGAGACATTTATCTGTACCTCGAGACACGAAGCGGTTGAGTGCGTCTATTCTTCCGGTTAGCCTTTGTATATCTTTGATCGTCTTTGAAGACTACATGTCGAGTAGAGCCTTAATTTTCTCAGGATTTGCCTCGATCCCTGTTGAGGGTCagatattacatattagaccccagttagtacctaattttatgtacatgataatgcttaacgtcatattttaatcatgtttttattgcaaagtgaatttaagagctaggactgaaaaagggtactaaaagcatggatttaatgctcagaaatcaccaaggtaagggaaggATCttaagggaccgagatcgaagaaattacatggcaaatattcgagaaaatcaaggaattgaagtcCAAGAGGCTTGAAAGtcatcctaaatgcaagatcacagggttcccactaaccgtttggctcgaaactttatatatggcctgaggaccctaaattaaccatacacatcgaaaTTCAGTCATTAGATCCTAGtgaaagtggctcaacggacaaatcagccactaaatctctgatttggggccatctgatatctggatatgcttcaattttggtctcaacctcttaaaatggatggaaaaatggatgaacggagaagatttctcataaacatcacagtggaccccatagggGACGCGCGAGTGCACAAGCGGTGCACTCCTGCACCCACTGGTCTAGCCAGCCCGTTCAAAGTCGGGCAGACCCGACCCTTATCAGCCTAACGTCTAGGGAGCACACGGAGATCGACGGGGACTTGAAGTGGGTCACCATAATTGTCCAGATggatgatcgggaccgtccattcgCTCCGgagggtggccacgaccctagtAATGGTagccttttggtcccatgcacgtgtacataCGCAAATCGCCCTCAAACGCAGGATAAACGGCATGTTGATTtgatacaatgggccccaccaaaactcgaccaaaaccactccttttcgaTCAAAatttcgtcaggaatccaataAGCGGGGTTGATTtctccaaaaacatcactgtagggcccaccaagcatCTCAGCGCAggaaaattcataacttacacaCGTCCGGGAAAATCGAACATTGCAGGgagttgtggcccaccgtccTTGATTCgttcgatgatctgaaccattaaaatgaATCCCAAGCCAAAAACGACCCTGGCCATGGAGAAAAACTGGATTCTTTGGTGCTCTTCTAGCTGAAAAATCGAGCCAACGCAGGTCGGTTTGCATTTTCGCTGCGCAGACTGTGTTGCTGCGTAAACACCTCACTCCCGGCCGACCTTCTCTTATGCACGACTCCAACAACCTCCACCACCCCTTGctgcctataaaaggagagaagagagagagcttgaGGATTCATCTTGGGAGTTTTCACGTGGAGtaaggagaagggagagagagagagagagtgaacatGGATGGCTAGCGCATTCctctttccttccttcctctttgtTCCTGGTTTTGTTTACATCCTTCCTTTAAGAGTTTTAGCatgatcatgtcaggctaaacctcttagatagggctaagaggtgaagcttgtagcgtgatggggtgttttctacgactttgattcatgttttatgaactctctttgattatagtttgattatatggaatattcatagtttctaatggtttgttgtgacttgaattacaatggatctacgatagctttaaatatttttatgcttGTATAGAGGTTATGGTCGTAGGAACCCTATTATTTACATTGTCTCATGGAcatagttggatgatggaatcctcccctacatttataactctctcagattggatgtggattggttaaattctattgtttactttgtctcatgggcatggttttgtgatggaatcaagtctaattctcatacctctcatctcttgaaaactagatcaaaggaagttcagatttgatttttaatgttatatccccaaactggatgaagatgggactctaattccagttgtgttcatgaatcaagcatatatatccctgatctctacatgtggatccttggaaaccctagtttcccacctttgaattttataagttttagtttaagattccaccattattcccttaaaattttctgatttagattacatcttcttctagttctagttctagttactttcaaattacgtacaaggttcagtccctgtggattcgaccttggtcttaccgagattattactacattgcgaccctacacttgggattgtgaacaagtttttgccgCCATTGCCAGGGACGGATAGTTACGTTTTTcttagattaactagttttagaattaggttaagattagggtttttctagtttttaattctaggtttaggtttttctgttgatttttagaaactaacctaactttcctgttttataggattttgatatagactttctaaattggcaATCTCCttctaatttctctatttttctatttttaggattagggttttattttctacttttagaaatttctaattctacattttcttttatttttagaaactaatttcttttctatttttagggttagaactttcctaatttatttttaaaaacttcctattttcggtttttagaaaattttcttttttagaaactagtttactttctatttttaaaaattgacttgttttgttttgttttacaggaTCTTGATTAGGAACTTCCAAATTGGCAACTTCTTTTcaacttttctctttctttctgaaTTTATATTCTTTTCGTCCTTGTTAGATTTAGGTTAGAATCTAAtattgagggttgcgagtgtttcatgcccaagtgggtccgtaacaacacttgacgtctcttgactgattgaggattggttgaggggttaactatccatcgcaggattagacgaCGCTCGAGATCCTTatagttaattgaagtgatggctgcaaaccaacctcttctaccccaacctagggtggaagacatctaggatgagaatgaggtgcattaagcacccccgcctcgtactttacgagattatttacaaccggtgggggtgagtatgcccttatgcatgatttttccagagaatatgagacacatggatatcaagccaggggtgatccaacccCTTCGTAAATTttatgggcttgagtcagaagaTCCATActtacacctgaaagagtttgatgagatcatagccactttatactttcctaacgtgtctgatgacatggtcaggctgaaactctttcccttttctttgaaagagaaagctaagacgtagtTGCATTCACGACGTCCTCGatctattagcacatggaatgacatgataagggagttcataaagaaattttttccacttCATAAAACAAACGCCCCTAGAAAGTCAaccatgaacttcgcccaaaaggaagatgaaacattatTCAAATtttaggagcggttcaaggatcctgtcagttcatgcccacaacacggatttgaaatgtgCACATTACGCACTTCTtttatgatggtc is a genomic window of Magnolia sinica isolate HGM2019 chromosome 15, MsV1, whole genome shotgun sequence containing:
- the LOC131228203 gene encoding SKP1-like protein 11 — its product is MGEESSSTKKVTLRTSDGEVFDVEQSTIASQSQIISYMVEENCANDVIPLPTVTARVLFKVIEYCNKHAKGRGRQKDNNDLKGWDREFLSGMDINLVFDLVLAANYLDINGLLDLTCQYMADHINYMTPEVVRKVFNIENDFTPEEEAKFREENEWTVE